In Salarias fasciatus chromosome 4, fSalaFa1.1, whole genome shotgun sequence, the DNA window CCAGGGCTCAGCAGTATAGATCCTGGGCTGATAATCAGCACTGTCTTTGCTGAATTTTGGATTGGTGGCCAGTTTGCTAAAAAGCAGAATATTGAACTGAAACGCTGTCAACATTTTCTCACGATACATGTTCTTGTGTGAGCTGTACAGGGAGGAGTTGGACTCCAGCTCATACAGTTTCTCAGCAGGGATCATCGGAAAGCGAATGTGGCTCAACAGCTCAGCCTGGATTTCCAAACTGATGGAGCCCTTTTGCTCTGTGATCCATCTCTCTACAGACTGAAGCACAAAATACTCATCTGCTGCCACCAAATCTGATCGGGGTAGAAGAGCTCCAAGAAGCTCTACAGGAAGGTTATTCCAAGCTGGAGACCTGGTCAGGTTTTGGTAGTTCCAGGCCAGGAACTGGACACTGGTTTCCTTGAGAATTAAATCGCCAGTCTCCACGGCGTAGTTGTAAATGGACACCTGGTTGTGAAAGGTGCTGTCATCTGGGATGACTTTAGAAAACAGCCGACCTAcatcctccatcagctgcttcacCCCAAAGGTCGACGCCATCCGGTGGACACAGATTGCAGAGGACAGAGTCACGTCTATCTTACGGGTGTAAATGTACCTGATAAAGAGAAGGAATGTTGAAGACTCTTTTAATGTTTCAAGATGttgctgatttcttttttataaCATGCCCAGTAAACAGttattgaaaatgaataaaacatctaTGTAATGTTAGATTCAGCTTACCtgatgaaagaaggaaaaagccGTTGGCATGATGAACTGACGTCTACCGTGATGTTGGAGATTCCTCCAGAAGCATTGAAAAGGGGGAATAGTGAGAGGATAATTTTGTGTGCACAGATCTTTGTCTCAGCCATCTCTGTGGTCCCGTTCTCCTGGATGTTTCCAGTGGGGCTTCGGACTAAGATCAAGAAGTCACAGCCGTCCCCACTGTCAAAGATCTGTCCAAGGTCGTCCGACAGACTGATGCTGTGGTCCAGTGAGTGTGTAGAATCATTGATGGTCTCATTGGTGCCTGGAATCACATCATTATTATCAACACGGGTAGAAACAGAAGGAATCTGTGTGTTCCACGCCAGAGGTCAGAtacctacttcctgtttgacaaACAACTCCCACATCTTCCTTATGACTGCAGTCAGTTTCTCCCCAGCTTTTAAATTCACAATTCACCAGATGCTTCTCTGTGCCTTTACAGTTAATATCATCCAGCCAGATGGGTCCAGGCGCTTTTGAGGGtgagataagaaaaaaaaaaaaaaaaaaaaaaaaaaacatttttgtgaaatcctCTGCAGTGAGTCATGAAACACTTAAATCTGTGATCCTGAAAATTTGAAACATctcactgccctctggtgggcAATATGTGGAGATAAAATGGCACCTTGCTGGTACTGCCTCCCGATGATCAAAGATTTGGCCCCGGGGAAGTTCAGCTGGCGACACACCACCTGAGCCTCAGCCATGTCCCAGTTGTCGTCGCACACCGTCCCCCATCGACCCTCATGGTAGACCTCCACTCGACCCTCAGACGCGTCTGTGGAGCCGGACAGTCTCACGTCGCCTTCCTTAGGAGTGTAGTTTCTGTctcctcacagacacacacacacacacacacacacacaggtttgtatttctatccttgtgaggacactctttgacataatgcattgactagcccctaaccctgacccttgtcctaaccctaacccaaaccacaacaatgcctaaccctaaagaaatgcttttgcactttt includes these proteins:
- the LOC115386960 gene encoding galectin-3-binding protein A-like isoform X1, with the protein product MLTRQSLHSVQLLLLLYVSAGAMKFNMFRDRNYTPKEGDVRLSGSTDASEGRVEVYHEGRWGTVCDDNWDMAEAQVVCRQLNFPGAKSLIIGRQYQQAPGPIWLDDINCKGTEKHLVNCEFKSWGETDCSHKEDVGVVCQTGSTNETINDSTHSLDHSISLSDDLGQIFDSGDGCDFLILVRSPTGNIQENGTTEMAETKICAHKIILSLFPLFNASGGISNITVDVSSSCQRLFPSFIRYIYTRKIDVTLSSAICVHRMASTFGVKQLMEDVGRLFSKVIPDDSTFHNQVSIYNYAVETGDLILKETSVQFLAWNYQNLTRSPAWNNLPVELLGALLPRSDLVAADEYFVLQSVERWITEQKGSISLEIQAELLSHIRFPMIPAEKLYELESNSSLYSSHKNMYREKMLTAFQFNILLFSKLATNPKFSKDSADYQPRIYTAEPWSTAVGPSVNPFSTHRMYGYDSVLFRTPVHSSLIFKNNMINWQANIFKSQNECSRNGLFCESVPVARLAPNYNPDNMLYHNRVMTMCKGTVCQVLGFKGNLAPIATNGTSCLCSDEQYTYRVVVRPEYV
- the LOC115386960 gene encoding galectin-3-binding protein A-like isoform X2; the protein is MLTRQSLHSVQLLLLLYVSAGAMKFNMFNRNYTPKEGDVRLSGSTDASEGRVEVYHEGRWGTVCDDNWDMAEAQVVCRQLNFPGAKSLIIGRQYQQAPGPIWLDDINCKGTEKHLVNCEFKSWGETDCSHKEDVGVVCQTGSTNETINDSTHSLDHSISLSDDLGQIFDSGDGCDFLILVRSPTGNIQENGTTEMAETKICAHKIILSLFPLFNASGGISNITVDVSSSCQRLFPSFIRYIYTRKIDVTLSSAICVHRMASTFGVKQLMEDVGRLFSKVIPDDSTFHNQVSIYNYAVETGDLILKETSVQFLAWNYQNLTRSPAWNNLPVELLGALLPRSDLVAADEYFVLQSVERWITEQKGSISLEIQAELLSHIRFPMIPAEKLYELESNSSLYSSHKNMYREKMLTAFQFNILLFSKLATNPKFSKDSADYQPRIYTAEPWSTAVGPSVNPFSTHRMYGYDSVLFRTPVHSSLIFKNNMINWQANIFKSQNECSRNGLFCESVPVARLAPNYNPDNMLYHNRVMTMCKGTVCQVLGFKGNLAPIATNGTSCLCSDEQYTYRVVVRPEYV